Within the Megalops cyprinoides isolate fMegCyp1 chromosome 10, fMegCyp1.pri, whole genome shotgun sequence genome, the region GTAAACCTCACACACTAACGCAGAATAAGTCTGCGTCCAGATAAATAGTCCAGATATGCAAGCCATTTCGCACACCTCGCTAAGCATCTAGAGTCACAGTAGTTTAATACTGCTGGTGCAAATAAAAGCTAGCCGGCATGACACGATTCGCTAAACTAGATATTGGTTCTTTCTAGTACCGAGGCTTGAGGCCTACCAAGCTGGCAAGCCAACAATGTCGCTTCAGCTAATTCATCCAATACCTGCACTTAACATGCATTTCACGGAAAGACAAAACAGCTGCcaaattacacattaaacacCATTGAATTAGCTACCTCATTGCGTAAGACGTTTTGGAGGTTTATGGATCCCAACAAGGAGAATTATTTGTTTCTCTTCCCTTCTCGCTGCAGTAGGCTACGTTCTCGAGTACCCCTCTCCAGAACAGTAATTCTGGGGGTAACGTTAGAGGGCCAATCACAAATGGGAAATGCAACGGTGCTACGCGTTGGTTGGCCGTCGATTTTTGTAGGCGGGACTACAAACGAAACTGAAGGTACTCCGTTATAGtcttgaatgaatgaacagatgAATGAACGCCTGAGAAGTCGCCATAGGTACGTATACACAACCAAAGGGCTATTGTTCGTACAAAGCAGAGTGGCGCAGCGGAAGCGTGCTGGGCCCATAACCCAGAGGTCGATGGATCGAAACCATCCTCTGCTAGGATTTTTAGGACAGCTTTATTTAAAGTAACGCCAGAAGAGCAGTTACGACAAAATACTGTAGATATGCGATTTAAAATATCCTCctagaaaatgaataaaaaatacatcaatcTACTATCAGTAAATCCATTAAATTCCCCAAATACGCAACGCACACAATCATTTGTTCAGACTTCTGCCGGATGCACCAAGGTTGAGCTGCCATTTTTATTCTCACAAACCGGTTTTCAGATGGACTTATTCTGCGGCATTTAAATGAAGCTTCCTGTTTACGCGTACACAGACCCGCGTAAGCACACTCACCACCTAGCACTCAGCTCACTACTTTAACGGACCCATTCATTACTGCACATCGATGGaattttttttagtctttattAAAATTATGGAGAACAGGCTCATATCAAACatatgaacaataaaaaaattgacatttttgcTGAATCTACAATTTGCAATAcatagtatatatttttttaaagttttgttttcattcagctttttaaaatcagcTTGCTTGACCATATCAATCTTAGCTGGCCTTGGAATTACAGACACCATcctaaagaaaaataaataacataagcAAGtttttgtcaggaaaaaaaaatctcaaatgtCTTCAAACATCCGTTGTGCTGATTATCAGCGCAGTTTCTGAAGTGATAACATTTAACATATGCAAACCTAGACAAATTCAACAAAACAGCCAACATGCCTGCTCACTCATCATTACGGGTTTGGAGGTCAGAAACAAACTTACTCCTGACATTCAAGACCAAAAGAGTTTAAATTCAAACACTGCAAAATCAATCCAGATCTGATGCGCAAAGTTATCACAGGAGTACATCTGACACAACAGTACTGAGGCGCTTTCTGCAGGAATCTGCTGACAAACTTCTAACACACACTACAGAACTGATTCAGTGACTTCTTTAAACATTACATCCACTTATGTCAATGGCTTAGGGATCCATGAGGACTTGATCCCGTAAAAGACCCTTGCCAGTCAGGATGGGTTTGGGGTTCAACAACTACATTGTACAGGTTTTCACACAAAAGAGAACAGGCACTGACCACTTCATCTTAGCAGCATTTAGgacatcacatcacacaaacctataaaacaatgtcaataaaatataaagagaCATGTGAAAATctacaaataaaatactgaCATCCGGTAGTAATGGCAAAACACAACTTGAGAAAGATGGTAGGGTAGTGAGATCATCCCTttgagagaagagaggggaaaaaaaaaaatcttcagtcGGTGCAATCATGAAGGCTCTGGAGTGATCTGCAAAGGTCTTATTGGCTTTTATACTAGTGCTGCAGAGTAGTAACAGACACTTAATCTAATGTTGGCCTGTTAATGAAACAGTCAGTCCCAAATAACGATTTGTTCAAGTACATTTAAGCCAAGATATGGGATGTACATgggcccctcccccccacctttcCGCTGTCACAGTACTCTTACTGTAGCACAGGTCAGGTTTACAAGTAATCCCATAAATGTAGCTGTTCCCCTTCGTGCACATCTGCATATgctcaatgtgtgtgtatgcctctGGTCAGTTGGCGTTTAAGATTACTAAAAGTGTCAGTGAACGTGTTGgtctcagcctgtgtgtgtcGATGGGCGGCAGCAGAGCGTGAGCACAGGTCTTGGCATGGAGTGGGGTGTGCATGCCCCATGCTCTTGTGTGGTCATTTGAGGTGACAGTGCCAACAACCGCTCAACCATCAACCATCAGGCAGTTGGTCAGAGTATGCTTGCCGTGAGCACAAGTCCAGTCAGTCTGTATATATAACGAGGGTCAAAACCGCGGGTCAGTTTCTCTGCGAGTCTCTGAAGGCTTGACGCTGTGGTGGTCTACTCCATGCCTTCTGGGTCGGCCTGGGCCATGTAGGCGTCCAGCTCGGCGTCCAGGTGGCCCTTGGTCTTCGACATGTAGGCATCCAGCTGGTTGTCCAGCTGCTCCCGGGTGACCGCAGGGCGCCCAACCCCTCTGCCACGGCCCCGCCCACGGCCCCTGCCCCCAAACCCTCCACGTCCACGCAGGCCTGCAGACAGATTATACCACAATTTCGTGATgatcatttataaaataaaatgttgctaCACAACATATATaacaactaaaaacaaaaatctacaAAATGTTGGTGCAACCATTGATAGTTTGCACAGCTTCATTCAGGACCTTCTTCCCTTCATGTTAACGCTTATGTGGAGTATTTTAATagaaacacagctgctgttgaTATGGAGAGACCATCAACAGTTGAGCACAGTTACCGTCAGTCTGTCCACATCTAAATTTCACCATCAAACTCAAGAGAAAGGGTACACACGACAGAACTTTATTCTATTTACGTTTGAACCCTTGAGCTAAGTGGGCTTCAGTAAAATACCCATCTGTATAACTGCAAGTTATACAAGTCACTCTGGCTGCAGGTATCTGCTAAGCAGGTAAAGGGCAGTGAAAGCCCAATCCTCACCTTTTCCTCCCAGTCCTCCCCGGGCCCCTCGCCCCATCAGCGCCCCTCCACGACCCACCAggccccctctctgcctcagcccCCGGCGCACTCCCAGTCGGGCGGGGCCACCACGCCCACGCATCTGACCTACACCTGCAGGAAGGGGTGTGTcatgcattgtgacatcattccACACAGCTCTTCATGGCATTCACCATGTTGCTGCATAAACCAGCTACATTCATCTAAACTCAGTGGGgttaattatttgttattttctgCATGGCTTACTACATACTTATGCCTCCAGCTGTCACTAGAGGCAACTTCCTTTTTGCTAGCTTCAGATGTCTACTTTACATATGCTGCATTCCCATGTAAAAAATTATCAACAAATGGATATTAACACCCTGAACtcaatgaaactgaaaaggATCATATTTCTGAGGGAGGTCGTCAGCCTTGGTCAGATTAATGTTTGCAGCATTAGTAGACAAGTGACTGAGTGCTACTTTGAGTTACATGGTCTGGAATGACAGCTggtatttttctgcatttcagccAAATGTCCCAAACAAAATGTCTTTAGTAATGAGAGAAATTTTCAAAGCATCAGTGCTGCCTGGTCACAAGAATGGTTCACTACATTGATTCATTATGTAAAGTGAAACAATCctatacacatattttatctAGATATAATGAAACATGTTATTtgaattttactgtaaattgGTGACAGCTTGTATTCATAAGTTATAGGCTGAGCATTTTGTCTTTAATCTTTATAAGAGCTTATAAGGCCTTAGGAAAATAGTCATTTTTCATGCATCTCCTCCAAACAAATATTGCTTACATATCAACACGGCCAACCACTGCATGATGCTCAGATGGAGGAGCTTATGGACAGTGCCGTGCACCTACACTCACCTCTGAGAGACATTGCCCCCCTCATGGCACCTCCTCGTCCGCCCCGACCTCGGAGTCCTCGGGTCATCCCTCGCAGTCCTCCCATGGGGAACCCCCGGCCTCCAGGACCCCCCCTCACCGCCCCCAGGGGCCGACCCAGCCGGGCCTGGATGTTGCTCTTCCCCAGTCGCTGCTTCAGGCTCTGCGGGCGAGACGGAGGAGATGcggcaggcagagggagaggaagtcAGTGACAGTGTGGCACTCCTCCAAGAccaaaagcattaaaatgcaaCTCTCTATGACTggatttcaaaggaaaaaaaaaaaaggtggccAGGACTGTCGTTTTAGCAACCCCCCGATTTTCACTGTGTCTCTCCGTAACCTGGACCCGAGGTCGTGGCTCCCCCTGGGGTACAGTGCAGGACCAGCATGCCTGCAGTCTTGCAGCCCCAGCCCAGTCCACTGTCAGGGCGGTGGGAGTCTGACTCAAGGATAAAACAAACACTACACATAGCTTCAGTCAGAGTTCCCTGGCATTACCAACTTAAACAGCGTGTCCCAACCCAGATCTAGGAACCAAAAACTGAAAGCATCAGCCAAATATTTATGCACACCATCACTCCTTTTTGATCTCTCTAAATGGCCACTGAGTTTTGGTGCCTCCGGTCCCTCCATCGCCGAAGTTTGCCCCCACACCCCTGTTCCTCACCTGTTTGTGCTGCAGGGCGGCCTGCACAGAGGGCCTGTTCTCCATCTGCTGTGCCAGCCGGCGGTTGCGAGCACTGGccatgtgctgctgctgcatggtGGCCCTGATGTTGACTGGTACTGGCTGCTTGTTCTTCAACATGTTAGTGAAGCTTGAGGAATAGAGAcggggagggagaaggaggacaggaggggggggggggggggttggaggaggCAGGAAGGTTTCAAGGCAAATCATTTAACACCAGACGCATCCAGCAAGAGATGAAATGCCTGCtcttctcccccacccccaaaataCATTTGCGTAATTATTCTGCAGAGAAAGAACAAAGTAGCACAGTAGTAATTTAgtggaaagacaaaaaaaagcctAGGGATGGCGCTATAAAGACATCTGAATGCAtaagaaagcaaaagaaagagagaagctgGAAAGTTCAGAcatgaaaggaagaaagaacagAAGGTTGTGCCTCTTACAGGCTGCCTGCCTCCCTGCAATGATGAGGAATCTTCCCAGAAACCAAGGGAGTGGCAGGGGAGGCAGCCCAGGACTGGAGATATGACCAGGCATCCAGCCTCTTACAGCCCAGACCGCGCTCTGTAGTGTATGCATggaaggctgagagagagggcaggacaAGGGGAGCTGGTGGGAGAGATGGCAGAGGGTGGGGCAAGAAAAGGGAGAAAGCGCGTCTGGGCTAGGACTGGGCACCTGGTTTCAAATCAAGACAAAGGAAGGggtaaaaaaatatacatatgcaaGAAAGTGAAACGGGTAAAACTCCTACATATTCTGGTAATGGGGCGATTGTAGAGAGCAggcgggagaggagagaaacgGTTTGCGTGTGTGCCTTCTCATGCTGCATTTCTGCACTGAcgggcagcagcagtgctgctcCTCCACTCCCATGACACCCGCTCTGTGACCGCAATGCCTGGCACCGAGGACACCAGAGGCAGATTTACAGGGACTGTTCGCTCCGGAACAGCCCCCTCACCTCACACTACTGTAGCCCTCTCTCATGTTGGTTGCGTATTTCCCAAACATGCTTccaattcctttttttttgttgttgctcgATATCCTCCTTTTTTCCTATACAAGCTACAATATTTTGTGAGCATACACCCATTCCAGTGGCTTTCCATTCATGtatcctcttctctccccttgTCATTTCCATGCTGCACAGGGGCGTGCACGTGACAGCAAAAGTAGCTTGCTCTTGCTCTACATATCAATATATTTCTCTGTCCTCTGGCACTGAGTGTGGGGTGCGTCTCACCGCTCATTCAGGGACACTTTGGTGGTGCTTTTCAGCACGACTTTCTGAGAGGAAGGGGCACTCATTGCGTCTTCACTGTGCTGGCAAGTTCCTGGGCGACAGTAAGTGACATGTGAGGGAAAAGGGggatgggggaagggggaaggggaaggtagtgggacagaggagaagagaggcGTTAGCAGTTCTACTTCTAAACTCCACTTTCACTAACACTGCATGACAATCATCATAGGCTACATTGAATAGATATTTAATTGTGAACAACGCATCGCTACATTTCAGTGTGGACACTGAGTGCTGGCTTGTAAAGTTGCTCGAAAGGCGTTCCACAGTTCTGTAGGCCAGCTAGAGGTAGTAAAGGGATGCTGTTACGTCAGCTGGCTATCTTGCTGCTTTGGACTGAAGAGCTGCATTGCTCCgacgccccctcccccttcacgAACCAATTGCTGCCTACTGTAACAAGCTAGTTAGGCAGGTAGCTTGGAAACCAGCGGACTAAAGATTATTCTCGAAAAACTGGAAACCTACGATTAACCTGACAAGATTCCGAAGCAACGACTACAGGGATAAGTTATCCAAGTACAGCACACAGCTAACCTCATTGTTAGCTAATTGGCTAATTTGAAATCTAGGACACTTTAAATGACTGGCTAATATTCGTATCTAGTAGTGGTGGGttatctagctagttagcaacCTGAACAGCTAAACACAGTTGCCAAAGTAACTCACCAAAAGCATGTTTGACAGAAGTAAAAGGCAGAAGACACAAACTCACGTTGCTGCGTTGTCTGAGTAGAAATGTCGGCTCGCGTGCTGGGTAGATAGCAAGGTGGCTGCAAGCAAGCAAACGTGTTGCGTATTTCGCCCTTTTATATCTTCTTAATTAACTAGATACGACTTCGTCAGaattggtttgtttgtttttttcaggcagTACTATCTATTTCTGCACACTCACGAAGCCCCTAGACAATTCACCCCAGCTCCCGCTATCAAAATGGTAGGCTTTAAGGTACAAACCAGGGAAAATGGAGCATTTTATACTGTTACGTAGAATACCGCGAGACTTTGAGGCGGTTGCATTTTTCTAAGCAAACGACGCACAAGATTATTGTGGTTTGATAGTTATCACTTTGGATGTTAGGACTAATTACATCGTGTGTtttagttaaataaaataactgttcaaagaattcaagaaatatttatgaataactttatatatattattttatatgatCATATTATTCTCATAGCAATGAGATGAcaaagcagcaaccttttgacTTTAAATAGGGCCAATGGCCAATGATGGCTCACAAAGTGCTAAAAAATAGAACATACAGAGATGATGCCATGGCTGTACCTATGCTCAGGTGCGTGCAACATGGTACAGCACATGTTCCTGAGGCAATTACATGTGAATTGTTACAATTTACAAGTACAGTACATGTTTTCACTACGTACTTTTCTGTAACCACATGCTGCATGTAGGCTGCTGTGCCTAGCTTTGGCCACAAGAGAACAGTGTTTGCCCTGATGTTTCATGCTCCAtcaaacacaacagcatttGCAAACTTAAAAACGtgttaataaaacatgaaattaatttcaacagTATTTACTTGCCATCCATATATTACCTGTATAAAGCGAAACTGATTTACTCCTATAGAAATGACTGCTGTACAGTGGACCAACACGTGGATATGCCGGcctttaaatattaaagaagACTGACATGTACAAGCCATTCTTCATTGTAGAACCCATCTCCTCTTCTCTAGGTCtgaatgtgaatatttcatgtaTATTACCCAAATCTAGCTGTTCTATATTtgccaaattaaaagcaaaataaacaaacgtTACCTCATGGTGTGCACATCTGCATTTTCCACATTATGgctaattttgttttatgaCTTTTTCACTTTAACATTTGCTTAATTTTAGGTTTATTATAAATTAGCCTGCACATCAAAAAGgccctgtctgtgtgccagTATGACATTGTTACCTTGAGATTTTGATCTTAGAAATGGTTGCTGAGAGGAAGTTTGATTGTATCTAAAGTGAATTTCAAATGAAGCCAAactaaaatcaaaatgtctcAGCCTTGCTCTTGTTGCCacaatttaaatatacagtatctatGAAGAGTGAAAAATGAATACTGTTCATTTAAGATCTGTGCATTTTGTTTAGATTccctttttgatttttgaatgtTTACATTGGCTTCTAGCAAgcattgttttaatgaatttaaagcAACAGTGATTTGCCCAAAATTACTACAGCAACACCTAAAGCACTGTAAAGTGCAACAAGCCAtctcaaatcaaatcaaaatatcaggtaaataatttattttccccATGCTTAAGAAATTTGCTCTCTcttttggatttattttcacttcacTGGAAACTGGATCATGGTTGCAACAAATCCATACTCAGTCCTTGCTGACACAACACTGAAGTAGTTCTTGTATTATTACTCTACTGAACTGTGTATATTAAAGTGGCTGGCCATAGATAAAGAAAGACCAACCATATGAAAGAGATGTTGCATCACTCTTGAGtgtaatgttttgaatttcatCCAACTttagaaagaaacagaaaacactctCAACCACATTGGAAAAGTGGGGTAAGGGTGGATGTGTCCTTTTTAATTTGGGTGGTGAAAGATGCAGTGGCTTGAGCTAGCAGTATTTGTCCAGCATATACTTAACCATTGTGGGTAAGTACTCTTATGATTCTTAATAGTGCCACCCCAATAGCTTCACATTTGCACAGTTCTTTTAAgtcattacgttacattatttaacagacgatcttacccagagcgacatacataggttacagttgtttacAATGTtagtcatttatacagctggatatttactgaggcaattgtgggttaagtacctttcccaagggtacagcagcagtgcctcagtggggaatcaaaccagcaatctttcagttacaagtcctgctcctttagCACTATGCTATGCTGCTGCCTACGGCTCATCATTGCCCTATAGTCATAACTTCTCTGGAATTACAGCTGAGCATTTGGTAGAGAGCACTGGGAAGAATCAGGATCTGTTTTAAGGGCTTGTTTTACAGACTCTTTCTCGGGATACTTAATGGTAATGCAGTATAACTCATCCAATGAAACCACATGAGGTTCTCATTTAAACTGGGCAATGGCAACAGTCGATTCTGAGCTGGAAATGAAACCGTTCTCTTTGAAGCTCAGTGCAAACATTACAGGCAAGTCTCAGATATCCTTCACAGCAGATCCTGCAGCACATTTTCATGACAAGGCCAGACTAATGAGGTCCGATGAGAAGACAAATAACGTGCACCGAACTCTTAAACATTAGATTCTGTTGCAGTCCAGCGCTGAAGCATATAATTCAGAGTTCCTGATACCTGATAAATATGTatagtgaaaatgaacatttgagCTACCATAGTTCCAGATATACACTAATCATAGGTTTGGAACAAAACTCTGTGCTGGCAGTTTGACCACAACATATGAAGCGCTCACTGGTGAGATCAAATCAGGAATCATCAAACAtgcccaaaacaaaacatcccCCTTTTATGTGGCATTCATAAATCAGCTGTAAGTCAATCACAATGCATCATAGCTATTTCCTTCCCTATTTACCAAGTACTTACTCCTCAGACTTTAAATAATGGTAACATTaactttattttgttgtttactATAAATGATTGTAATTATTCCTACCACTCCCAGCCATGACTTGATCAGGTctatgtcagctgttcacactCAGACAGAATGTGTTTATTGAGATTTCAAATATGGATATCACTAGCTGCACAGACTTAAAATAACATTCTTTTGGGTGCATAACCAACTGCAATAGAAAAGACAGGCTTGAACCCGTGTCGCTTTTCCGTAATGACTCCAAGTCAACTGAAACACATTCACTGCATATGTAAGACCCGAACCTTAAacaatttataataaataatatcatgAGAAATAAAAACGTACAGGTTAGTATATATTGCATAAATCACATTATTACAGTGGAAGACCAAAAAAAGAGTTACGAGGCTAAAAAGCGTTAGGAACCCCCCAACATGAGCTCTTGTTTTGATCTCAGTAAACAGCAGAAGACGAGCGGAGAGAAATAAATGGGGGGCGGAGTAATCTCGGCGGCGCCaccttaaaaaaacagctgcgCCGACCTGTCAATCTCATACCgacccagacagacctcagccCCCGCGGCCAACGGTGAGAGCGGCGTCACTGTTGGCCGGGAGCCGCCGTCCGGATGAGACGGACGCGCGGATTGGCTGCCGCTCGCCGAGACGCTCACGCTCACGATGTCGCTCCCTTTTGTTATTGCAGCGAGTGCGCTGCGAGTAGAGGGTTGCTGGAGCGGCAGGATgtgcaggcagagacagagggactgATAGCCTGATAGGAACTGCGATAGACAGTCAGAGGCAGACACAGCAGCTACGACTtagagggaaagggggaagaaATTTTGGAGTATTGCTTCACCTCAGCCGCATCCACTTATTTGCCAACATTCCCGTTAATGTGTAAGTACAGACCGTCTGTTTGATATATTTGTTGGTGGGGCTTATTTTACACCGTGCCAACCGGTAAAGGCGTTACTGCGTCCCTTACCACGACGTTAGTTATGCGTCGCAAGCTAGACAGAAGAGTAACAGTGATCCAACTTCACTCCCCCGCCCAAGTCCGTTTGTAGGCTACTGTATCACTAGACAGCCACGATTGGGATGAGGCAGGTGTGCTTTTCGCGAAACAAGATAGTATGATTTCCCCcttataaaatatatgtatgtatatatggaAAAGTCGATGCTGTTTTAGCAAGGAACCCTTTTGGCACAAACTACTGCCATTTCCAAAACGCGAGATGTGACGGCtttcatatgttttaaaatgtgaatattttgccATGGTTTTGGGTAGTTTCACATCATCgtgataataaaaaaagttttccttttttaaacgtCAGACTACAGCACGTTTTAGCTTGTAATGTATTAAATAGCTAActcataaggaaaaaaaaaaactagctgACGTCTACAGCACTCTTGCGTAAACTGGAATGTATTAGCTAACCCCGTGCAATCATTGTAGGCAAAGTTATCGCGCTTACTCTAGCACACAGTCTCTCCGCTTGTCAGACTCCGTGGCAAAGTTGGATATGATCGCGAATTCAGCGTCCACAGTAATGTGTTTGTCACAGATTTACTTAATCTTGTAATGATGCAAATTTTGCCCTGCCAATGCCAAAGGATGGCGTATTAGAAATGTTGATAGCGTTTACCATGATAAATTGTACAACATGAAAATTGGTAAACACATAATGTACAATCTACTATATACTCCTGCTGTCGCTTCATGATTAAATTATTTACCTTACAGCATACTGTCAAATTTTAAgatattaaaatacaattatcaGTCCATGAATTCTTTGGTAGGCAAATGCAAAGTTCTTCaaatattcattcaaatttGCGTGCAATTGCCAGAAACCAGTATCAGGATAAGACGCGATGACTGTCATATAGTCttgataatattaatatacGCCATTGTGGCAGGCAGCAATGACATTTCTGATATATCTACCCCAGTTTTTCCACATTACAAATCTCGGTCTTCATCTTTAAGCGCTTAAACATGTATTTGTCCCCATCTCTCAGCTTACAGTACTACCCCTCTCCTATTCTCCCTCTCGTTACATCGATATTTCTCTTTTGATCATTTGATCATCACCTGCCACTCATTATATTGaccccttttctctttttaattgcTAAATGCCGTTGTCTGTCCTCTACCTTTGTGTATCAAACATTTCTCAGTCTACTGAGTGGTATTTGATATCAGTCTCTTAGGAAAAGAATTGTCAC harbors:
- the chtopb gene encoding chromatin target of PRMT1b, which codes for MSAPSSQKVVLKSTTKVSLNERFTNMLKNKQPVPVNIRATMQQQHMASARNRRLAQQMENRPSVQAALQHKQSLKQRLGKSNIQARLGRPLGAVRGGPGGRGFPMGGLRGMTRGLRGRGGRGGAMRGAMSLRGVGQMRGRGGPARLGVRRGLRQRGGLVGRGGALMGRGARGGLGGKGLRGRGGFGGRGRGRGRGRGVGRPAVTREQLDNQLDAYMSKTKGHLDAELDAYMAQADPEGME